One genomic region from Sphingobacterium sp. UGAL515B_05 encodes:
- a CDS encoding carbon starvation protein A: MDALNGINALTLVFAAILIFAIAYRFYGLFLANKLLRLNGSRQTPAVEFADGHDYVKTDKKVLFGHHFAAIAAAGPLVGPVLAAQFGYLPGALWILIGCVLGGGVHDMVVLFASVRHKGESLATIASKEVSKPIGTIAGIAVLFILILTLAGLSLACISAMHEAPWSLFTIVLTMPIAILMGLMMRYREGSVTLASIIGGILLIAGIIAGHHLMQVPTFHALFNWDVKTISIGITVYGFFASVLPIWLLLVPRDYLSTYLKIGTIIMLTVGIFFVAPTIQMPALTSFIHGGGPVISGPVLPFIFIVIACGAISGFHAIIATGTTPKMIGNEREILFVGYGAMLVEGFVALMALIAACTLMPGDYFAINTPVADYAQFLTQHPHLSAVDLPHFIDRIGVDLHGRTGGAVSLAVGMAHIFDKVPFMNDIMAYWYNFAIMFEAVFILTAIDAGTRVGRFFLQEMLGTVFPKFSDKNWKPGVWICSALFTFSWGYLVYTGNVSSIWPLFGISNQLLAACGLIVCTTMLIRMNRRKYVLFAAVPGVFMAVITFWAGYLQVVQGYVPKGQYLLAGLAVAAMSLMAIVFIGTFKKWIYLAQRKEQVKDQYGEVVKEIVER; this comes from the coding sequence ATGGATGCTCTCAATGGAATAAATGCGTTGACCTTAGTTTTCGCAGCGATATTGATCTTTGCGATCGCGTATCGTTTTTATGGCTTGTTTCTAGCAAATAAGCTGCTCAGGTTGAATGGAAGTCGCCAGACACCGGCGGTGGAGTTTGCTGATGGCCATGATTATGTGAAAACCGATAAAAAAGTGTTGTTTGGCCATCATTTCGCAGCGATAGCTGCGGCAGGACCACTAGTTGGTCCAGTTCTCGCGGCACAGTTTGGTTATCTGCCGGGCGCTCTGTGGATATTAATTGGTTGTGTATTAGGTGGCGGTGTGCACGATATGGTCGTGCTTTTCGCTTCTGTACGACATAAAGGAGAAAGTTTGGCAACCATTGCCTCCAAGGAGGTCAGTAAACCTATTGGCACTATTGCTGGTATCGCCGTACTTTTCATTCTGATCCTAACGTTGGCTGGACTATCGCTGGCCTGTATCAGTGCAATGCACGAGGCACCATGGTCTTTATTTACGATTGTACTGACAATGCCCATTGCTATTTTAATGGGCTTGATGATGCGCTATCGGGAGGGCTCGGTGACCTTGGCGAGTATCATTGGTGGTATCTTGCTTATTGCAGGTATTATAGCCGGTCATCACCTGATGCAGGTTCCAACTTTTCACGCACTTTTCAACTGGGATGTGAAAACGATCTCTATCGGTATTACTGTATATGGTTTCTTCGCTTCAGTATTGCCCATCTGGCTATTATTGGTTCCGAGAGATTACCTGTCGACCTATCTCAAAATAGGTACAATTATTATGCTGACGGTAGGAATATTTTTTGTTGCACCAACAATTCAGATGCCCGCCTTGACCTCATTTATCCATGGTGGCGGACCTGTAATTTCAGGACCTGTCTTGCCCTTTATCTTTATTGTGATTGCCTGTGGAGCCATATCAGGGTTCCACGCTATTATCGCAACCGGGACGACGCCCAAAATGATCGGTAATGAACGTGAGATCTTGTTTGTGGGGTATGGCGCCATGCTTGTTGAGGGCTTTGTTGCCTTGATGGCCTTGATTGCAGCTTGTACGTTGATGCCTGGTGATTATTTTGCAATCAATACGCCGGTAGCCGATTATGCACAGTTTCTAACGCAGCACCCCCATCTTTCAGCTGTGGATTTACCACATTTTATAGACAGAATAGGTGTAGATCTGCACGGTAGGACGGGCGGGGCAGTGTCGTTGGCTGTAGGGATGGCTCATATCTTCGATAAGGTTCCTTTTATGAACGATATAATGGCCTATTGGTATAATTTTGCTATCATGTTTGAAGCTGTTTTTATTCTTACAGCGATTGATGCAGGTACCAGGGTGGGACGTTTTTTTCTACAGGAAATGCTTGGAACTGTTTTTCCTAAATTTAGCGATAAAAACTGGAAACCAGGTGTATGGATTTGCAGTGCCCTGTTTACGTTTTCCTGGGGATATTTGGTTTATACCGGTAACGTAAGTAGCATTTGGCCATTATTTGGTATTAGCAATCAGCTCTTGGCAGCCTGTGGTCTGATTGTATGTACAACGATGCTCATCCGGATGAATAGACGAAAATATGTCTTGTTTGCAGCCGTTCCCGGTGTCTTTATGGCCGTGATTACATTTTGGGCCGGCTATCTTCAGGTGGTACAAGGATATGTGCCTAAAGGACAGTACCTACTGGCGGGCTTGGCCGTAGCAGCGATGTCATTGATGGCGATTGTATTTATCGGAACGTTTAAGAAGTGGATATACCTTGCACAAAGGAAAGAGCAGGTGAAAGATCAATATGGAGAGGTTGTGAAGGAGATTGTAGAAAGATAA
- a CDS encoding ROK family protein, giving the protein MGIKFLSDLHDASYSGVAYKNILLKKEILTFFATKGPSTIPELSKEFNISIPKINECINELIEDALVQDNGKSTSGIGRKPNSYGLLPNAAFFVGVQVSHDHLSIVVMNMKKDIIASQEEIPHRLENNQESLQNICREINQFIATHQIQKDKILGVGINLSGRINYRTGYSYSYFNFYEDPLSKYFEQELQLRTYLENDSKALAYGEFSSGILKDEKDALFVNVDNGIGLGILINGKIYYGKSGFSGEFGHIPIFDNDIICRCGKKGCLETEASGFALRNRVIAALQNGATSILTKKFNDLEDIRLSDIIAAAKKDDNLAIELINELGEKLGRGLATLINIFNPEIIIVGGILAKSEEYLMLPLKNAVNKFSLSIVNKDTKLAYSNNGEKLAAFGACLLIRDRLLSIID; this is encoded by the coding sequence ATGGGTATAAAATTTTTGAGTGACTTACATGATGCGAGCTATAGCGGTGTAGCGTATAAAAACATTTTACTTAAAAAGGAAATTTTAACCTTTTTTGCGACCAAAGGTCCTTCGACAATTCCTGAATTAAGCAAGGAATTCAACATTAGCATTCCCAAGATTAACGAATGCATCAATGAACTCATCGAAGACGCATTGGTTCAGGACAATGGAAAATCGACTTCGGGAATTGGCAGAAAACCGAATTCCTACGGTCTACTTCCAAATGCAGCATTTTTTGTCGGTGTTCAGGTAAGCCATGATCATCTCAGTATCGTGGTCATGAATATGAAAAAAGACATTATTGCCAGCCAGGAGGAAATTCCACATCGTTTGGAGAATAATCAGGAATCACTCCAGAATATATGCCGGGAGATCAATCAGTTTATTGCCACACATCAGATTCAAAAGGATAAAATATTGGGTGTAGGTATCAATCTTTCTGGTCGTATCAACTATCGAACAGGTTATTCCTACAGTTATTTTAATTTTTATGAAGATCCTTTATCGAAATATTTCGAACAGGAGCTGCAATTGCGCACCTATCTTGAAAACGATAGTAAGGCGCTTGCTTATGGCGAATTTTCCAGCGGAATTTTAAAAGACGAGAAAGATGCACTCTTTGTCAATGTAGACAACGGTATCGGATTGGGTATTTTAATCAACGGAAAGATCTATTATGGGAAATCGGGTTTCTCGGGTGAATTTGGACATATTCCCATTTTTGACAACGATATCATCTGTCGCTGCGGAAAAAAGGGTTGCCTCGAAACGGAAGCATCTGGTTTTGCACTTAGAAACCGTGTAATAGCAGCACTGCAAAATGGCGCAACGAGCATCCTAACAAAAAAATTCAATGATCTGGAAGATATCCGGCTCAGCGATATTATCGCTGCTGCAAAAAAAGATGACAATCTCGCTATTGAGTTGATCAATGAACTTGGGGAAAAATTAGGTCGTGGACTTGCTACATTGATCAATATTTTCAATCCAGAAATCATCATCGTAGGTGGTATTTTAGCCAAGAGTGAGGAATACCTGATGTTACCGCTGAAAAATGCAGTCAATAAGTTTTCATTATCCATTGTCAACAAGGACACCAAACTTGCTTATTCAAATAATGGGGAAAAACTTGCGGCCTTTGGAGCTTGCCTTCTCATTCGGGACCGTCTGCTTTCTATTATCGATTAA